In Fulvia fulva chromosome 8, complete sequence, the DNA window CGCGCGGCCAGTCCTGCCACCACTCCAGACCATGACCGGTCCGATACAACATACAGCAGCTCCCGCCGCACATCAGTATCTTCCAAACAACGAGCTCAATGCGCCAGGATCCAGCTCCACAGCTGCTCCTCTCACTGGCAACAGCTTCGATTACAGTAACTTGCAGCACATCGACCAGCACGGCCAAGGTTCACCGACTATGCTGCCAACTCCAGCATCTGCCACTGATCCTCCGATGTCTACCGGCCAAGAGCAGACTGTTGGTGTCTACCAGACCATGCACGATAGATTCGAGCGTGGCGAGCTGGCAATGGCACAAGATGTGCAAGAGCCGCGCTCTGATAGCGCTACCCAGTCGCCCGCACCCGGTTCTGTCGACGCGCAACAAACTCCAGTAAGCAAGAAGAAGGCTACGCCAAAGCCTCGCCGCACCGTGACGCGATGTGCGCCCTGCAAGAAGAGACACATGAAATGCAAACACTTCGATGAGGATGGCAACCCCACGGTTCCAGGCGTGCAGCCAGCTGCATCTGGCAGCGTCAAGAAGATCCCAAGTGGCATGGTAGGACAGTCCGAGTCGCTTTCCGAGTTTACCACTGATGTGCTCTTGCAGGATCTTGTCTATGAGCCAAGTGTGGGCCACCTGGTGTCGCGAGAGGAGCAGGACTCCATCCGCATTGGAAATGGCCAGGAGAAGATGCAGAATCACATCGCCGCGACCGATCAGGCGATGATGGGCGAGCTTCCCCAATTTGATCAAGTTTATCGCAGCTACCAAGGCGGCATCAATCGGCTTGACTGGTACGTAGTGAACAGCGCACACCGCCCCTCTACACTCTCACCATCCACTGAAGCACTCACTGCCGTGCGGTTCTTGAGTATAGCTAACAGTCTTCCGTGTGTAGGCTGAACAAGTCTAAGGAGCATGCTCAGTCCGCTTTCGTGATGAACAGCCAGGGACCTTCCATGATGCCCGCAGCCGTGGACAACAACCAGCAGTGGACAGCTTCCGGAGTGATGCTACCAGCGATCGGCTTGTATGATCACCAGAGTGTTCCAGCAGAACAGATGACCGCAGCAGATCAACAGCTCGAGCGTAACTTGGCTCAGATGCTGTCGGAGGAAGCAGGCTTCGGACCAGAGCACTCGATTCTCCAGCCTGTCGCCTTGAGTGGCAATGCAGATGTTGCATTCATGGGCGGAAAGTCGCTCAACATGCCCGAGTCAGAGGCCAAGGTCGTAGCACAAGCCGATGGTGGCGGAACTGACGTGGCCGATGCCTCTGTTGCGGATCTTGTCGAGCCGTCGAGTAAGAAGAAGGGTGGAGGTCGCAAGCGCAGCAAGGCGGCTTAGATTGGCCAGCTCGTATGGACACGGGCTTGACATCAGGAGTCCGCAACTGCTCATGAAGCAGTTGGTGTATGTGAAAACGCTCTCTGTAGTGGGTGCAGAGCTAGCAATAGGCTTGCCTCAGTGGAAGCCACAATGTAAAGGTAGCTACCTTAAGCCGTATGCACCACTTATTCCGGACTTTGCTTGTGATCGCACCTGCCCTATATGTGGATCTTCATGTGAGCGCGTGTGACGTCTCTGCTTCCCGAGCAAACGCGTGCTTCGCGACTTCAATGTTCTTTCTACGCCCACTCCGACTCACCCACTGCACAACAACACATCCGCCATCCACCATCACCATGGAGTTCATCACCGAAATGAACAACAAGACCGACAAGGCTCTCAACGCCCGCGTCCAAGCACTTGCGCCGGAACTGTTCAATCGCATCCTGGACTTCGTCCTCGAGACTCCGACTGGAGTGGTCAAGATCACGAACAAGTATCGCCCACCGATCGCCCTTCAGATCAATCGCAGCAGCAGGGAGACGGCCAAGCGCTACTATGGCGGCAACACGACCTTCGATCTCACGGGTGTCCCCACGCAGGCCGAATCCCGGCACCAAGACTCGAGGTTCAGGCCCAGGAAAGCCACCACATGGCTTGCGTCGCTACCAGTCGAACATCAGCACCTGCTACAGCGTGTGCACTACAGCGTTCCGCATTACAACATGCTCGACGACGACGACTTGGGCCGAATCGAGGAAGCTATTTACGAAGTCTACTTTATCTGCGATGAGTTGGAGTCCTGCGAGATCGAGGTCAATGATGATGCAATCTACGTTAAGTTGCTCCTTCGGCCAGACCTCGATACCGCTGAGACGAGATGGATGAATGGAGCTGGTCTGAGGGCCATGCGGGAGGATCTGCAGCCGTGTAAGTCTGTTGCGCGTTCACTGATGCGTGCGGAGCACTAACACCTGGATCTGCGATGCAGAGATCGCTCACTCGACGACACGGCTGAGCCAGACTATGCCCAGGGGGAACATGCAAGTCCGGTTTGACGCGGAGCCGTGGAATCCATACCAGTTTCGTCGAGCACTGAGGCATCTGGAGCCAAACATCGCCGCTTGTACCGCAGAGTGGTTATCTCTTCAGAAGGAAGGTATCATCATGATAGATGGGTGAGTGTTGAGACCGTTAAGGCATAGTCACGCGCTTCGTGCGGCTTTTGTTTCAACTGCTTATCAGGCTCCCAGGTACCCATGATTGCGAGGAAGCCGATGCTATGGTCGTTCTCAGGGACTGTGGCGGTCGTCTCTTTGGCCGTGAGCCCTCCTCCAAGTTAACAAGGTGGTCACCATTGCCTCCACGCGGCGCATTCCACGTGGCAGTCGTCAAGGAATGTAGGTACTCATCAGAAGCAACCTCACCACTGCACTCCAGAAGCAAGAAGATTCGTTCGCAGTCAATAACGCATTACACAAGCTTTCGCATACATACACTCACTGGCTGCGTACAGCCAACATCGCATATCTTTCCGAACTCGGGTGACTCCTTCCTGAAAATTGATAAACCGAATTCTGCCGGATCATTTGCACCTGGTAAATGTACACACATATATGCACAAGTCCATTCGTCAAAAAGGCCACCAGTATCCGTTATACCATCGCCCTTCTACGTTTGCGCTTACAAGTAAGCGAGAACAGCCATGCCGACGGCACCAACGGCACCAGCAGCAATCATTGGTGCGTGGGTAGCGGCAGCCAAAGCCTCGGAAGATCCAGTAGACGAGCCAGACTGAGCGGCGCCAGTGCCAGATGGGCGGGTAGTTGTGCCAGTAGACATGCCAGACATGCCGGACACGCCAGCGGAGGAGACTGCGCCAGCAGCGTTGGAAGCCGAGGCGAGAACCTCAGATGCGGAAGATCCAGCAGCAGCGAGCGAAGAGCGCGCAGCACCAGTCGCAGTCGCAGCCTGGCCGGTGATGCTCGCAATCTGGGCGGATGCGATCGATTGAGCGACGTACACGCTGGAGAGAGCGGCGTCGATGATGGAGCTCTGGGCGCCCTAGAAAACGCGAAGAAGGATTAGTAAGACTGATCGTGGTGGTCTGATCGCAAGCTTGCAGAATACAGCGTCTGTCCGCATAAGAGTCACAAGTGCCTTTAGTTGCCGCGCTCGGAGCACAAACCAATTCGCTGCGATCCTGGAGTTGGCTGGGATGTTCGGCAACGCTTGTGACTCTTATGCGGACAGACGCTGTACAGCGTCTGTCAGCAGCGGAGTTACACTTTTTGTTAGTGCAGATCGTCTTATCCCAGCGAAAACCAGGATCATAGCGAATCGGCCGGCGCAATCACTGCGAACGCCAAAGTAAAGATGTTACTCCGATGCTGACAGACGCTGTATTGTCTTGCAATTTTACAAGGATCAGAGATTCTGGACTTCAAGCTTACCATTGCGGAGGTTGCAGCGGCGTAGGCGGCGCTGTTGCGGCTGGAGTCTGCTGGGCTGCCGGAGCCGGCGGCGGAGGTTTGTGCGACGACGTTGGCGGAGAGGGATGCGACGAGGGCGGAGACGGAGGCAGCGACGGAGGAGAGGTAGGCTGCGTCGTTCTGGGCGACGGCCGTGGCGCTGAGGCCGGCTGCGAGGACGATGCTGAAGGTCTTCATTTTTGCTGTGGTTTGGAGTGGTAGTGGTGTTTGATGATGAGGTTTCGTAAGGGTATAGATTTCGGTCGTGGGAAACGTTTCCTAAGTAGTAGCGACTGACGAAGAAGTTGATGAACGAGCGTGGTGAGAAGACAGCAGCAGACAGCAGTGGTGATGGTTACAACAGCAAGGGAGAGAGTATCAGCATCTGGGGCACTGGGGCCTGCCTAGAATATAACATTCGCCTTGGAGGAGCAGCGCTACGGCACGCGTCCTCCAGTCAGCGACGTGTTCGTGGACGTTTTGTCGTATATTAAGATTGCTCTGCAGCTGCTTGTGGCATAGCGCACAGAGGCGGCAGAAACCTGAACGCTAGAAAGATCTATAGCAGGGGTACGTTTTGAGCCACGATGGTCGAGACAACGAGATCGGGTCATGGATATTTTTGCTGTCCGATGAATTACCTTCGTGTGAAGATGGAGCAAGACAATTCACTTGTTGTTGCGTCGACTATTCGACGTGAGTTGAGCGTCTGCGACAGAGGATATGTTGTTGAGCTTGATATTGGATGTGCCACATCTGCCTTCGTACCTGCATGGCCAAGCCGGAAGTGTCGCGCTGTGTCATGTCGCCATCCCGCTGCGGCACTGACAACAACTCCGCTCTTTCTTGTGTGGAGATGTCGAGGCTCAAGGATTTTAGTCGGAAGACGACGGCGACTGATGAGAAGCATTTTGAAGGTGACCAAGAGTCTCCCCGTCGCTGGGCGCCATGCTCACTAGACCGATCACTTCCGAAGGCCGTTTCCGGCTGTGCCGACTCAGTGGCCGACATGCTGCATTGCAGTGCTGCAAGTTTGAAACTTATCTTCAGTGAGGCCTCAGCAGTACAAATAGTATACCCATAACAGCCACGCCAGCAGCTGCTCCTTGAAGTGCAGTGTTGGTAACATCGACCTTCCGCAGCTGCACGATCCGCTCGCTGAACAGATCTCGAAACGCTTCCTGCCATGCCTCCAGTGTGTTCTCCTTGGAACCGATCGGAGCCGCGATATATTCTGGAGTTACGTCCTGAACGACCTCTGATGGCGTAGGAATAGCAGCCACCACATCCGTCGCTTCGGCAGGCAGCACCTCTCCAGCAGCAAGTGTCTCCTTGGCCACAACTTCGTTCGACGTGCTGGAGGTCACTGCCAGAATTGTCTCGGATGTGGCATCACTGGGAGGAGTCGCGTTGCCAGCCTGCTTCTCGGCCGCTTTAGGTTCTATAGCTGGGTTGGCATGCAAGGTCCTCTCATCCAGCGCAGCTTGCATCTCTCGCACAATCTTCTTCCTTCTGTACGGCTCGAAGATGGCGATCTGCGTCAACAGTAGCAAGATGTTGAGCCCCATCAGACCGAAAGTCACCCATGTGCTGTTTCTTCGAATGGTGTCGCTCCAAATCTGCTCTTCGTGATACTGCTTTCTCTCCAACCTTTCAAGAAGACTCCGCGCATCCTCAAGGCTCCGCTCTGCGCTTGCGAGATTATCCTTCGCCGCTTGTACATCCTGATCATTCAAATGTTCGGACCGCACAAGGCTCATGTACTTTTCCAGATCTGATGGACTCCAGGAGGACTTGCGTTCGAGCAGAGCTACAATCTCTCGTTGTGCTGACGTCTGCTTCGCATATGCTTCATGATGCCGTGACTTTGAGTCTTCCACTTCTGAGTGCAGACTCCTGACTTTCTGCTCCTGGTCGATGATCTCCTTCCGAAGTGCTTCGATGCCAGAGTAGTCTGTTCCCGTATACTGGTTTATATGCTGGCTCGCCAACGAAGCTCTTGCCAGTAGGGAGTCCAGTATCTTTGACGTCCTTTGCGATAGCTCCGATCGTTTGTTTGCCGTGTGCGAAGGCAAAGTGGTGGACGACGATGCTGGGGTGCTCGTTTCGTGGGTTTCAGTCTCGACCTTGTCCTTCGGTAATCTAGTCTCAGCTTCAGCTGTTGTGGTGACGGGCTCAATCGGCCTCTTCGTCTCAGTCGATTTGTCGTCCAGACGTCGGAATGTGCTCGAGAACTGCCGCTTCCACACTGCAGCTCCCTCAATGTTTCCACCCCAAGTCCTCCTCGCGTCCAATCGACTTCGACATTGTACACAAGTCCAAGCCTTTGTCGCTGTCGAGAAGGCTGTCCGCGTGTCTCTCGACGCCCATCTCGATATCTCGACACCAACACGGGCACTTGGCCGCACAATGTCCATCTTTGATGCAGGTTGAGAGCTCGACTTGAGTTTCACTCGGGAACGACAACATCTGCCGGCTGCAAGGTTCTCTAGCCGACATGGTGGCTCACCAAAAGTCGCAGAGCCGCATGATCAGCAACAGAAAACTG includes these proteins:
- a CDS encoding Sensitive to high expression protein 9, mitochondrial, which encodes MDIVRPSARVGVEISRWASRDTRTAFSTATKAWTCVQCRSRLDARRTWGGNIEGAAVWKRQFSSTFRRLDDKSTETKRPIEPVTTTAEAETRLPKDKVETETHETSTPASSSTTLPSHTANKRSELSQRTSKILDSLLARASLASQHINQYTGTDYSGIEALRKEIIDQEQKVRSLHSEVEDSKSRHHEAYAKQTSAQREIVALLERKSSWSPSDLEKYMSLVRSEHLNDQDVQAAKDNLASAERSLEDARSLLERLERKQYHEEQIWSDTIRRNSTWVTFGLMGLNILLLLTQIAIFEPYRRKKIVREMQAALDERTLHANPAIEPKAAEKQAGNATPPSDATSETILAVTSSTSNEVVAKETLAAGEVLPAEATDVVAAIPTPSEVVQDVTPEYIAAPIGSKENTLEAWQEAFRDLFSERIVQLRKVDVTNTALQGAAAGVAVMGILFVLLRPH